One window of the Flavobacteriaceae bacterium YJPT1-3 genome contains the following:
- a CDS encoding PLP-dependent aspartate aminotransferase family protein, translated as MTNKKPGINTILTHVGEVEDTQFRGAVSPIYMSSSYAFMDVDVKRYPRYFNTPNQEALCKKMAMLEDMEDALIFGSGMAAVSTTLLAFLKQGDHVVLQKTLYGGTYNFVVEEFDRFGITYTFTEDLTKAAFAKAITPKTKVLYIETPSNPLMTITDMQMVSDLAKAHGIITMIDNTFASPVNQQPQHFGIDLVIHSATKYMGGHSDLCAGAVAGSAEHIKRIWELAKNLGGSLSDFTVWMLERSLKTMGVRVRAQNENAHRMAKWLDSKEAVSRVYYPGLESHPGHELAKRQMHDFGAMLSFELEGQWDAAAFQKALRLIKPSMSLAGVESTILSPTLTSHALLSPEERAHQGIADGLLRFSVGLEDLADLQEDINQALAAVGAQTTMA; from the coding sequence ATGACGAATAAAAAACCCGGTATCAACACCATTCTGACCCATGTAGGGGAGGTGGAGGATACTCAATTTCGGGGAGCCGTTTCTCCCATTTACATGTCTTCCTCCTATGCCTTTATGGACGTAGATGTCAAGCGGTACCCGCGCTACTTCAATACACCCAATCAGGAAGCCTTGTGCAAGAAGATGGCCATGCTCGAAGACATGGAAGACGCCCTCATCTTTGGGAGTGGTATGGCTGCCGTAAGTACCACCTTGTTGGCCTTTTTAAAGCAGGGCGATCATGTGGTGCTGCAAAAAACACTTTACGGCGGGACCTATAATTTCGTGGTCGAAGAGTTTGACCGTTTTGGGATCACCTACACCTTTACCGAGGATCTCACGAAGGCCGCTTTCGCGAAAGCGATCACACCCAAAACCAAAGTGCTGTACATCGAAACCCCCAGCAATCCCTTGATGACCATCACCGACATGCAGATGGTTTCTGATCTAGCCAAAGCTCACGGAATTATCACCATGATCGACAATACCTTCGCTTCTCCGGTCAATCAACAGCCCCAGCATTTTGGGATCGATCTGGTCATCCACAGTGCCACCAAATACATGGGGGGGCATAGTGACCTGTGTGCAGGAGCCGTAGCCGGTTCTGCCGAGCACATCAAACGCATCTGGGAGTTGGCCAAGAATCTGGGCGGTAGTCTGAGTGATTTTACGGTCTGGATGCTGGAGCGCAGCTTAAAGACCATGGGGGTGCGCGTCAGGGCTCAAAACGAGAATGCGCATCGAATGGCGAAATGGCTGGATAGCAAAGAAGCGGTGTCGCGGGTGTACTATCCCGGACTCGAATCGCATCCCGGTCACGAACTGGCCAAGCGTCAAATGCATGATTTTGGCGCCATGCTCTCCTTTGAACTGGAGGGTCAATGGGATGCTGCCGCCTTTCAAAAGGCTCTGCGGCTCATCAAACCCAGCATGAGTCTGGCCGGAGTAGAATCGACCATTCTTTCTCCCACCTTGACCTCGCACGCCTTGCTGAGTCCCGAAGAACGGGCGCATCAGGGTATTGCGGATGGATTACTGCGCTTTTCCGTAGGCCTGGAAGACCTGGCCGATCTGCAAGAGGACATCAATCAGGCCCTGGCAGCAGTAGGCGCACAAACCACAATGGCATAA
- a CDS encoding nitronate monooxygenase, with protein sequence MNKITSLFNIEYPLIQAGMVWNSGWRLAAAVSNAGGLGLIGAGSMYPEVLREHIQKCKQATDKPFGVNVPLLYPDIDQLMEIIVNEGVKIVFTSAGNPKTWTQHLKDHGITVVHVVSSVKFALKAQEAGVDAVVAEGFEAGGHNGREETTTLTLIPMVREKLDIPLIAAGGIATGRAMLAVMVLGADGVQVGSRFVASEESSGHALFKKAVVEAQEGDTVLTLKELAPVRLIKNQFYEEVAELYQKNPTKEELQQLLGRARAKRGMFEGDLQQGELEIGQISGLIHEILPAAAIVQEIIAEYREAAAELPQW encoded by the coding sequence ATGAATAAGATCACTAGCCTTTTTAATATCGAATACCCCTTGATCCAGGCCGGAATGGTTTGGAACAGTGGCTGGCGCCTGGCTGCCGCGGTCAGCAATGCCGGAGGCCTGGGCCTGATCGGTGCCGGTTCTATGTATCCGGAGGTGCTGCGTGAGCACATTCAAAAATGCAAGCAGGCGACCGATAAACCCTTTGGGGTCAATGTACCTTTGCTGTACCCGGACATTGATCAATTGATGGAGATCATTGTGAACGAAGGTGTCAAGATCGTTTTTACCAGCGCCGGGAATCCCAAGACCTGGACCCAACACCTGAAAGACCACGGCATTACCGTGGTGCACGTGGTCAGCAGTGTCAAATTTGCCTTAAAAGCTCAGGAAGCAGGGGTGGATGCGGTAGTGGCCGAAGGCTTTGAAGCTGGCGGTCACAACGGGCGGGAGGAGACCACCACCCTGACCCTCATCCCCATGGTACGGGAAAAGCTGGATATACCCTTGATCGCTGCCGGAGGGATCGCCACCGGAAGAGCCATGCTGGCCGTGATGGTCTTAGGCGCTGATGGCGTACAGGTGGGTAGCCGCTTTGTCGCCAGTGAAGAATCCAGCGGTCACGCATTATTTAAGAAAGCGGTGGTCGAGGCGCAGGAGGGAGATACCGTGCTCACCTTAAAAGAGCTGGCCCCGGTACGCCTGATCAAAAATCAGTTCTACGAAGAGGTGGCTGAACTCTACCAAAAGAATCCTACCAAAGAAGAATTGCAGCAATTGTTGGGCAGGGCCCGGGCCAAACGAGGCATGTTTGAAGGCGACCTACAGCAGGGCGAACTGGAGATCGGCCAAATCTCCGGATTGATCCATGAGATCCTTCCCGCAGCAGCCATCGTCCAAGAGATCATTGCCGAGTATCGCGAAGCTGCAGCTGAGCTGCCGCAATGGTAA
- the mnmA gene encoding tRNA 2-thiouridine(34) synthase MnmA, translating to MKKNPENSSKTVVVGLSGGVDSSVSAYLLKEAGYNVIGLFMKNWHDDSVTISDECPWLEDSNDAMLVANKLDIPFQNVDLSEQYKERIVDYMFREYEQGRTPNPDVLCNREIKFDVFMKIALDLGADYVATGHYCQRDTIEVDGTPVHRLLAGADKNKDQSYFLCQLTQEQLAKTLFPIGHLQKSEVREIATQQQLVTAGKKDSQGLCFIGKVRLPDFLQQQLKPKVGEIIEIPAAVVEQPVMASGADTPDLASLAAKPQYRPEQGQVVGTHQGAHFFTVGQRKGLAVGGTAEPLFVIATDVEHNIIYTGQGKQHPGLLRSALKVHSEEVHWIRPDFALSVGEERRVLARIRYRQPLEDATLIQTEDGLYVHFDQPQTAIAEGQFVAWYAGEECLGSGVIS from the coding sequence GTGAAAAAGAATCCCGAAAACAGCAGTAAAACAGTGGTCGTTGGTCTAAGCGGAGGCGTAGACAGCAGTGTGAGCGCGTACCTGCTCAAAGAGGCCGGTTATAACGTCATTGGACTCTTTATGAAGAACTGGCACGATGATTCGGTGACCATTTCTGATGAATGTCCCTGGCTGGAAGACAGCAACGATGCCATGCTGGTGGCCAACAAACTGGACATCCCCTTTCAAAACGTCGACCTGAGCGAGCAGTACAAAGAGCGTATTGTCGATTATATGTTTCGGGAGTACGAGCAAGGCCGCACCCCCAATCCGGATGTGCTTTGCAACCGGGAGATCAAATTCGACGTCTTTATGAAGATCGCCCTCGATCTGGGCGCTGATTATGTAGCCACCGGGCACTACTGTCAGCGGGATACCATCGAAGTAGATGGAACACCCGTACACCGTCTGTTGGCCGGAGCCGATAAAAATAAAGATCAATCCTATTTTCTATGCCAGCTCACCCAGGAGCAATTGGCCAAAACCCTTTTCCCCATCGGGCATCTGCAAAAAAGTGAGGTACGGGAAATCGCTACTCAGCAGCAGCTGGTGACCGCCGGAAAGAAAGATTCGCAAGGCCTCTGTTTTATCGGGAAGGTGCGCTTACCCGATTTTTTACAACAGCAACTCAAACCCAAAGTCGGAGAGATCATCGAGATCCCGGCCGCGGTGGTCGAGCAGCCCGTCATGGCTTCGGGAGCAGATACGCCTGATCTGGCGAGCTTAGCGGCCAAACCCCAGTACCGTCCAGAGCAAGGCCAGGTGGTCGGAACCCATCAGGGCGCCCATTTCTTTACGGTAGGCCAACGCAAAGGCCTGGCCGTAGGCGGTACCGCAGAACCCCTCTTTGTGATCGCCACCGATGTGGAGCACAACATCATCTATACCGGACAGGGCAAACAACATCCGGGACTGCTGCGTTCGGCCTTAAAGGTGCATTCAGAAGAAGTACACTGGATTCGTCCTGATTTCGCGCTAAGCGTAGGCGAAGAACGACGGGTACTAGCCCGGATTCGCTATCGCCAGCCGCTGGAAGACGCTACGCTGATCCAAACCGAAGATGGACTCTATGTGCATTTTGACCAACCGCAGACCGCCATAGCCGAAGGGCAATTCGTGGCCTGGTATGCAGGGGAGGAATGCCTGGGATCGGGCGTTATCTCATAA
- the bshB1 gene encoding bacillithiol biosynthesis deacetylase BshB1, translated as MKVDILAIGAHPDDIELSCAATLAKEIAKGKTVGLLDLTRGELGTRGTPEIRHQEATRAAELLGARFRENCGLPDGFLVNDKASQLKIIEVIRWCQPEIVLCNALEDRHIDHGKGARLASDACFLSGLKMIETTRAGQAQTHWRPRAVYHYIQWKNLKPDFVVDVSGFMDQKLQAVLAYKSQFYDPKEQGDQTPISSENFKDSITYRARDLGRLINTEHAEGFTVGRLPAVDSIFDLI; from the coding sequence ATGAAAGTAGATATACTGGCGATAGGCGCCCATCCGGACGATATAGAATTGAGTTGTGCCGCAACCCTGGCCAAAGAGATCGCTAAAGGAAAAACCGTAGGCTTGCTGGACCTGACCCGGGGGGAATTAGGCACCCGGGGAACGCCGGAAATCCGTCACCAGGAAGCCACCCGTGCCGCTGAATTACTGGGGGCTCGCTTTCGCGAAAACTGTGGCCTGCCGGACGGATTTTTAGTCAACGACAAAGCCAGTCAGCTCAAGATCATTGAAGTGATCCGCTGGTGCCAACCGGAGATCGTTTTATGCAACGCCCTGGAAGACCGGCATATTGATCACGGTAAGGGCGCCCGACTCGCCTCGGATGCCTGTTTTTTAAGCGGACTGAAAATGATCGAGACCACTCGCGCGGGTCAAGCCCAGACCCACTGGAGACCGCGGGCGGTCTACCACTACATCCAATGGAAGAATCTAAAACCCGATTTTGTGGTTGACGTCAGCGGTTTTATGGATCAAAAACTGCAAGCCGTCCTGGCCTATAAATCCCAGTTCTACGACCCGAAGGAGCAGGGCGATCAAACCCCCATCTCCAGCGAAAATTTTAAAGACAGCATAACCTACAGGGCTCGTGATTTGGGTCGATTGATTAATACCGAACACGCAGAAGGCTTTACCGTAGGGCGATTGCCTGCCGTCGATTCGATTTTTGACTTGATCTAA
- a CDS encoding MBL fold metallo-hydrolase, with product MKTLQFALLCVLLSACKNIATKTDEATNGTSEEVAESKEWTADETVADFDITPISHATAVMNWSDQVLYIDPVGGAEAFSGQPAPDLILVTDIHGDHLNVETLEAVMIEETQLIVPEAVAEKLSASLQEQAQVLNNGETKTFSGFAITGVPMYNLREEAKDFHTKGRGNGYVIEQNGLRVYFSGDTEDIPEMRNLENIDKAFVCMNLPYTMPVSSAADAVLDFQPKQVYPYHYRGQGGLSDVDQFKQLVNQGNEAIEVVQLNWYPNR from the coding sequence ATGAAAACACTACAATTTGCATTGCTTTGCGTGCTCTTGAGCGCCTGTAAGAACATAGCAACAAAAACGGATGAAGCCACAAATGGAACCTCTGAGGAAGTGGCTGAGTCTAAGGAGTGGACGGCTGATGAGACGGTCGCCGACTTTGACATTACGCCCATTTCGCACGCGACGGCGGTGATGAACTGGAGCGATCAGGTGCTTTACATAGACCCGGTGGGTGGCGCAGAAGCCTTCAGTGGGCAACCGGCACCCGACCTTATCCTGGTCACCGATATACACGGAGATCACCTCAACGTGGAAACCCTGGAGGCCGTGATGATCGAAGAAACCCAGTTAATCGTGCCCGAAGCGGTAGCCGAAAAGCTATCCGCATCATTGCAGGAGCAGGCGCAGGTACTCAACAACGGAGAGACCAAGACGTTTTCCGGCTTTGCAATCACCGGAGTACCCATGTACAATCTGCGGGAAGAGGCGAAAGACTTTCACACCAAAGGACGTGGCAATGGCTATGTGATCGAGCAGAACGGCCTGCGGGTGTACTTTTCCGGAGATACGGAAGACATCCCCGAAATGCGCAATCTGGAAAATATCGACAAGGCCTTTGTTTGTATGAACCTGCCCTACACCATGCCGGTGAGCAGCGCTGCCGATGCCGTACTCGACTTTCAACCCAAACAGGTCTATCCGTACCACTACCGGGGCCAGGGTGGACTCAGTGACGTCGATCAATTCAAACAGCTGGTCAATCAAGGCAACGAAGCCATCGAGGTGGTGCAGCTGAATTGGTATCCCAACCGCTAA
- a CDS encoding M28 family metallopeptidase, translating to MKFAKQIDVPDLTALLYTYASDEFEGRNTGTPGQRKAAAFLKDYYQDLGIPPAQGDNYYQSIPKSFFNENSGIEGSENVVAVLKGSEKPEEYIVISAHLDHVGVNKDGEVYNGADDDGSGTVAILEIAEAFKKASDAGYPPKRSIAFLHVTGEERGLYGSKYYVENPIFPLANTVADLNIDMIGRQDEAHKEDDNYVYLIGSDKLSEELHNISATVNEKYTKLNLDYRYNDVNDPNRFYYRSDHYNFAKNNIPVIFYFNGVHEDYHKITDTPDKINYPLLAKRAQLVFVTAWELANRKERIKLDQPQEEFKD from the coding sequence ATGAAGTTTGCCAAGCAGATCGATGTTCCTGATCTTACCGCTCTGCTCTATACCTACGCTTCTGACGAGTTTGAGGGCAGAAATACCGGGACTCCGGGACAGCGTAAAGCAGCGGCTTTCCTTAAGGATTATTATCAGGATCTGGGCATTCCTCCCGCCCAGGGCGATAATTACTACCAGTCCATACCCAAGTCTTTCTTTAATGAGAACAGCGGGATCGAAGGTTCAGAAAATGTAGTGGCGGTACTTAAGGGCAGTGAAAAACCCGAGGAGTATATTGTCATCAGCGCCCATTTGGATCATGTAGGGGTGAACAAAGACGGTGAAGTCTACAATGGAGCTGACGATGATGGCTCAGGCACGGTAGCCATACTGGAGATCGCCGAGGCCTTTAAAAAGGCGTCTGACGCCGGGTACCCTCCCAAGCGTTCTATCGCATTCCTGCACGTGACCGGAGAAGAACGCGGACTGTATGGCTCGAAGTATTACGTGGAAAATCCCATCTTCCCCTTAGCAAACACCGTAGCTGATTTGAATATTGACATGATCGGACGTCAAGACGAGGCTCATAAGGAAGACGACAACTACGTGTATCTGATTGGCTCTGATAAATTGAGCGAAGAATTGCACAATATTTCGGCGACGGTCAATGAAAAATACACCAAACTCAATCTGGATTATCGCTACAACGATGTGAACGATCCTAACCGCTTTTACTACCGTTCTGATCATTACAATTTTGCAAAGAACAACATTCCGGTAATCTTTTACTTTAACGGCGTGCATGAGGACTACCACAAGATTACCGATACGCCTGATAAGATCAACTACCCCCTGCTGGCCAAGCGAGCCCAATTGGTCTTTGTGACGGCCTGGGAACTAGCCAATCGCAAAGAGCGGATCAAATTGGATCAACCTCAAGAAGAATTTAAAGACTGA